The following proteins come from a genomic window of Sander vitreus isolate 19-12246 chromosome 14, sanVit1, whole genome shotgun sequence:
- the LOC144529288 gene encoding brevican core protein-like encodes MASRWFGWCEASTAAAEPQDDFYKAPFTLSAEGTGDLRRPIVTFDMEEVLLSAPSPSSSSIGDCAAISVGYLQQQQQQQQQLSFAAALTPNDEDVRHLQVNIPHSGLVSAPLGSSISIPCLVSLSSSSPVAPRVKWTVVSGGVETQILVARGQRVKVNEVYRDRAAWLNYTSSPDDLSLWLGDLRSSDSGHYRCEVQQGLEDASDFVQLKVKGVVFHYRDALGRYSFSFHQAQRACEATGAQIATPDQLLAAYYDGYEQCDAGWLADQSVRYPIQVPREGCYGDMNGQPGLRNYGTMDPDNLFDVYCYVEEADGELFYDSIPQQLSFDEAQSYCRAGGAELATTAQLYLAWSEGLDRCSPGWLSDGSVRYPIIAPRERCGGPQPGVKTLYRFSNQTGFPEPSSLHDMYCFKDRNTPTDSPMDYVATEPEDIGQDVVILMKTDQELQLNQHSEQVELKAQRVFESFPLFSSSFTEANDTHPTVRSDTTPTVNLLQALNETSSTTEMSSQHPTALMNSTISTIDTYDFPQNTSLLSSVYNETDSHRNLNFTFHLSEPESTTGVPEPSYEPHTHNQTVPDTHPEQNTSERPKDSQDIQKTNLHFDRSQANYGEKNSNHTQEESFWEVTSMTLDSVVQVKKEEGELLTQPAQTTKSSIKELTSLWEILDGSGDFSQESNLDVEAVGFIATSDSSTSGFTTLPSLPASASSAPTEPRTAIPNLTLSSGSRDSDKLGLGILATAPQLWESSISRQEGSTSLEFEETVTLESEEKLVSGVSLATTESPEESNTPQLPTDSSKARFRTSGYRLYLDTVTTGYEEASGHELATVTSTLGEDVKVVLTIKGENKITPTVEEEVTVTPTLKEEKEVSTTLEEKAKVSFFLEEEASVTPTLEEEVTVTPTLEEEVSVTPTLEEEFNATLTLEEEASVAPTLEEEASVAQTLEEEASVAQTLEEEASVAPTLEEEASVAPTLEEEASVAPTLEEEASVAPTLEEASVAQTLEEEASVAPTLEEEASVAPTLEEEASVAPTLEEEASVAPTLEEEASVAPTLEEEASVAQTLEEEASVAPTLEEEASVAPTLEEEASVAPTLEEEASVAQTLEEEASVAQTLEEEASVAPTLEEEASFTPTLEEEASVAPTLEEEASVTPTLEEEASVAPTLEEEASVAPTLEEEVNITPTLEEDDSFAPTFEDFNVFPFDSQTSNWDLLTTTTGPQESLNDLEYSRKNPSITSTAVPDSSSGTKPTSTITTTTHWSRRSWSPTTSAPNVFHKTAEPRKVTAFIPPVDQGLVDVEFTLTQPPTLLILPNERAAVGGTGKISVSAAEQPEVALCFVSDACLDDPCLNGGTCTDRDGQIQCLCLPTYGGDFCHTDLERCEPGWDKFHGFCYRHFSQRLSWEVAEQHCRMLGAHLVSVITPEEQSYINNNYKEYQWTGLNDKTIEDDFRWSDGNPLLYENWYRGQPDSYFLSGEDCVVMVWHDDGRWSDVPCNYHLAYTCKKGTSSCGPPPKVRNTSIFGKVRQRYETNAVVRYHCAKGFQQRLNPLIRCLSAGRWERPQVLCIPEAGGPIQHPEVMTLTSSNSAAIEDEFEATKETPQYWDIKF; translated from the exons GTGATTTAAGAAGACCAATAGTCACCTTTGATATGGAGGAGGTGTTACTGTCAGctccctcaccttcctcctcCAGTATAGGTGACTGTGCAGCAATATCAGTAGGctacctgcagcagcagcagcagcagcagcagcagctgtcttTTGCTGCTGCGCTGACTCCAAATGACG AAGATGTCCGGCACCTCCAGGTGAACATCCCTCACTCAGGTCTGGTTTCCGCCCCACTGGGCAGCTCCATCTCCATCCCCTGCTTGGTGTCTctgtcctcttcctcccctgTTGCACCGCGGGTCAAGTGGACTGTGGTGTCCGGTGGTGTGGAGACGCAGATCTTGGTGGCACGAGGTCAAAGGGTGAAGGTCAACGAGGTGTACCGAGACCGCGCTGCCTGGCTCAACTACACTTCCTCCCCTGATGACCTGTCACTGTGGCTGGGAGATTTACGCTCCAGTGACTCGGGTCACTATCGTTGCGAGGTGCAGCAGGGCCTGGAGGACGCCAGCGACTTCGTACAACTCAAAgtcaaag GTGTCGTATTCCACTACAGAGATGCTTTGGGCCGCtattcattttctttccatCAGGCCCAGAGGGCTTGTGAGGCCACTGGGGCACAAATCGCGACTCCTGACCAGCTGCTGGCGGCTTATTATGACGGCTATGAGCAGTGTGATGCAGGCTGGCTGGCAGACCAGTCTGTCAG GTACCCAATCCAAGTGCCCCGTGAAGGTTGTTATGGAGACATGAATGGTCAACCAGGATTGAGAAACTATGGGACAATGGATCCAGATAATCTGTTTGATGTTTACTGTTATGTGGAAGAAGCTGACG GGGAGTTGTTTTATGACTCCATCCCACAGCAGTTGTCATTTGACGAAGCGCAGTCATACTGCAGAGCTGGAGGAGCAGAGCTTGCTACAACAGCACAGCTGTACTTGGCATGGAGTGAAGGTCTGGATCGTTGCAGCCCTGGCTGGCTGTCTGATGGCAGTGTGCGCTACCCCATCATAGCCCCGAGAGAGCGTTGTGGAGGGCCTCAGCCAGGCGTCAAAACCCTCTATCGCTTTAGCAACCAAACTGGCTTCCCAGAGCCATCCAGCCTTCATGACATGTATTGTTTCAAAG ATAGAAATACTCCCACCGACTCTCCCATGGACTACGTGGCCACAGAGCCTGAGGACATTGGACAAGATGTTGTTATTCTTATGAAAACAGATCAAGAGCTGCAACTGAACCAACATTCAGAACAGGTGGAGCTCAAAGCTCAAAGGGTATTCGAATCTTTTCCCCTTTTCTCCAGCTCTTTCACTGAGGCAAATGACACGCACCCAACAGTTAGATCAGACACAACACCTACAGTGAATCTCCTCCAGGCATTGAATGAAACTTCATCTACCACAGAAATGAGCTCCCAGCATCCTACAGCACTTATGAACAGCACTATCAGCACCATAGACACCTACGATTTCCCACAAAACACGTCATTACTGTCCAGCGTTTACAATGAGACAGATTCCCACCGTAACTTGAACTTCACCTTTCACCTGTCTGAGCCTGAAAGCACCACAGGGGTTCCCGAACCATCATATGAACCTCACACACATAACCAAACCGTTCCAGACACTCATCCTGAACAGAACACATCTGAGAGGCCAAAGGATTCCCAAGATATACAAAAAACCAACTTGCATTTTGACAGATCGCAAGCAAATTATggtgaaaaaaacagcaatcaTACTCAAGAGGAGAGCTTCTGGGAGGTGACCTCAATGACCCTTGACTCCGTGGTTCAAGTGAAGAAGGAGGAAGGAGAACTTCTTACACAACCAGCTCAAACTACAAAATCTTCCATTAAGGAGCTAACCTCATTGTGGGAAATTCTGGATGGGTCTGGAGATTTTTCTCAAG AAAGTAACCTTGATGTCGAAGCAGTCGGCTTCATCGCCACATCAGATTCTTCAACTTCCGGCTTTACCACTCTCCCGTCACTTCCTGCTTCTGCTAGCAGTGCTCCTACTGAGCCTCGGACTGCAATCCCCAATCTAACCCTCTCATCTGGGTCACGGGATTCTGACAAACTGGGCTTGGGTATCCTCGCCACAGCACCACAGTTGTGGGAGTCCTCCATTTCTAGACAGGAGGGAAGTACAAGTTTAGAATTTGAAGAAACAGTCACTttggaaagtgaagaaaaacttGTTTCTGGAGTAAGTTTAGCTACCACTGAGTCTCCAGAGGAGTCAAACACCCCACAGTTGCCTACTGATTCCTCCAAAGCACGATTTCGCACATCAGGTTACAGACTGTATTTGGATACTGTGACCACTGGGTATGAAGAGGCAAGTGGACATGAACTTGCTACAGTTACTTCAACCCTTGGAGAAGATGTTAAAGTTGTCCTAACCATTAAAGGGGAAAATAAAATTACCCCAACTGTTGAAGAGGAAGTTACAGTAACCCCAACccttaaagaagaaaaagaagtttCCACAACTCTTGAAGAAAAAGctaaagtttccttttttttggaagAAGAAGCTAGCGTTACCCCAACCCTTGAAGAAGAAGTTACCGTTACCCCAACACTTGAAGAAGAAGTTAGTGTTACCCCAACCCTAGAAGAAGAATTTAACGCTACCCTAACCCTAGAAGAAGAAGCTAGTGTTGCCCCAACCCTTGAAGAAGAAGCTAGTGTTGCCCAAACCCTAGAAGAAGAAGCTAGTGTTGCCCAAACCCTAGAAGAAGAAGCTAGTGTTGCCCCAACCCTTGAAGAAGAAGCTAGTGTTGCCCCAACCCTTGAAGAAGAAGCTAGTGTTGCCCCAACCCTTGAAGAAGAAGCTAGTGTTGCCCCAACCCTTGAAGAAGCTAGTGTTGCCCAAACCCTAGAAGAAGAAGCTAGTGTTGCCCCAACCCTTGAAGAAGAAGCTAGTGTTGCCCCAACCCTTGAAGAAGAAGCTAGTGTTGCCCCAACCCTTGAAGAAGAAGCTAGTGTTGCCCCAACCCTTGAAGAAGAAGCTAGTGTTGCCCCAACCCTTGAAGAAGAAGCTAGTGTTGCCCAAACCCTAGAAGAAGAAGCTAGTGTTGCCCCAACCCTTGAAGAAGAAGCTAGTGTTGCCCCAACCCTTGAAGAAGAAGCTAGTGTTGCCCCAACCCTTGAAGAAGAAGCTAGTGTTGCCCAAACCCTAGAAGAAGAAGCTAGTGTTGCCCAAACCCTTGAAGAAGAAGCTAGTGTTGCCCCAACCCTAGAAGAAGAAGCTAGTTTTACCCCAACCCTTGAAGAAGAAGCTAGTGTTGCTCCAACCCTTGAAGAAGAGGCTAGTGTTACCCCAACCCTTGAAGAAGAAGCTAGTGTTGCCCCAACCCTTGAAGAAGAAGCTAGTGTTGCCCCAACCCTTGAAGAAGAAGTTAACATTACCCCAACCCTTGAAGAAGATGATAGCTTTGCCCCAACCTTTGAGGACTTTAATGTCTTTCCTTTCGATTCACAAACATCTAACTGGGATCTTCTGACCACCACAACTGGACCCCAGGAATCTCTGAATGATCTTGAGTACAGCAGAAAAAATCCCTCCATCACCTCCACAGCAGTTCCTGATTCTTCCTCAGGTACAAAACCCACCTCCACCATCACAACCACCACACACTGGTCCAGACGCTCCTGGAGCCCTACCACCTCAGCACCCAATGTTTTCCACAAGACAGCTGAGCCCCGGAAGGTGACAGCATTCATACCACCAGTGGATCAAGGTCTGGTGGATGTTGAGTTTACTCTCACCCAGCCACCCACCCTGCTTATCTTGCCCAATGAGAGGGCAGCTGTAGGCGGTACAGGGAAAATTTCAG TTTCAGCAGCAGAACAACCTGAAGTGGCCCTCTGTTTTGTTTCAGATGCATGTTTGGACGACCCCTGTCTCAATGGAGGCACCTGTACTGACCGAGACGGGCAGATTCAATGTCTTTGTTTGCCAACATATGGAGGAGACTTCTGTCACACTG ACTTGGAGCGATGCGAACCGGGTTGGGATAAGTTCCACGGTTTCTGCTACCGACACTTCAGCCAGCGTCTGAGCTGGGAGGTCGCAGAGCAGCACTGTCGCATGCTGGGAGCTCATCTGGTGTCTGTCATAACCCCTGAGGAACAGAGTTACATCAACA ACAACTACAAAGAATACCAGTGGACTGGTTTGAATGATAAGACCATTGAGGATGATTTCCGCTGGTCTGATGGCAACCCACTG CTGTATGAGAACTGGTACAGAGGGCAGCCAGACAGCTATTTTCTGTCTGGAGAAGACTGTGTAGTGATGGTGTGGCACGATGATGGACGCTGGAGTGACGTACCCTGCAACTATCACCTTGCATACACCTGCAAGAAAGGCACCT CCTCATGTGGTCCTCCACCCAAGGTCCGAAACACCTCCATCTTTGGAAAAGTTCGACAAAGATACGAGACCAATGCAGTTGTGCGTTATCACTGCGCCAAGGGTTTCCAGCAGAGACTAAATCCTCTGATCAGATGTCTGTCTGCAGGAAGGTGGGAGAGGCCCCAGGTCCTGTGCATCCCTG AGGCCGGAGGTCCAATTCAACACCCTGAAGTGATGACACTGACCAGCAGCAACTCTGCTGCCATTGAAGATGAGTTTGAAGCCACTAAAGAGACACCACAGTACTGGGACATCAAGTTTTAA